DNA from Quercus lobata isolate SW786 chromosome 1, ValleyOak3.0 Primary Assembly, whole genome shotgun sequence:
attcCCCCTAAAGGGAATGATTTCAAGTCGGAACGATATAATCATaaccagccgaggagagatttttcgagaCAGGCTGGACAAAGCAACATGCAGACAGTTAATGCTGTGTTcagagagccagtacaacaAGTTCTGGAGAAAGTGAAGAACGAACCCTTCTTCAGATGGCCGGGAAAAATGGCTGGGGACCCTTCGAAACGCAACCAGAGCCTGTATTGTCACTATCATCAGGAACATGGGCATGCCACTGAGGATTACAGGAATCTATGGAACCaactagatcagttggtccgagaaggaaggTTACGTCACCTTTTGCACCCCTCCAGCGGTCATTTGAGCCAGGCAATGCAAGAACCTTGAAAAGATGTGTCATTACGACCTCCCACGggaacgatacatgtcatccttgCCGCCCTAGGAAGAATCAGCTCATTTCCTTCCAGGGTGCTATCCGTAGCGTGACTCTCTGCCGAGGATAGGGAAAGAGAGTGTAAAAGGTTTAAAAAGGGAAGTCCTTTAATATTAGGATTCTCGGACGAAGATAAGAggggaactatccaacctcacgacgatgccttaGTAGTTACACTGAGGATCGGAGGTTTTGATGTGAAGAGGGTACTGGTAGACCCAGGCAGCACGGTAgaggtaatgtaccctgatctatacaaggggctgaacttaaGGCCGGAGGATTTGACGGCTTATAACTCTCCCCTTATCAGCTTCGAGGGAAAGACAGTTGTACCAAAAGGGTAGATCAGATTACCCATCCAGACCGGGTCAGAGGTagtggaggtggactttatCGTGGTCGATGCCTACTCGTCCTACACGGCGATAGTGGCCAAgccatggatccatgccctagAGGCTGTGTcttccacacttcaccaaaaggtgaaatacACGTACGAAGGCCGAGTGGAAGAGATTCGTGGAGATTAGGCCATGGCTAGGCaatgtatggtggccgccatctcaCGTCGGTCCAGGGCCGAGTCCTCGGCTCCTGAAAACTTATAGCAACCAGCCACCTCAGCGGGGCATATTAGCGGGCCAGCCGAGCAGATAAAGTGTGaaagtttggaaaagtttaTCATTGACAAGGACCCAGAAAGATTTTTCCAGGTTGGCTCGGAATTGCCTCctcaagagaaagaggagctaGTCAGGTTTCTGAGGAGAAATGTTGATGTGCTTGCATGGGACGATTATGATGTCTCGGGGGTTGACCCTAATCTCATTTGTCACCACTTGAATGTGAACCCATCCTCCATTCCGAAGAAACAACCACCCCGACGTCCCTTAAAAGAACATGCCAGTGCCGTTAGAGACGAAGTGACAAAGCTGAAAAGGGCAGGGGCTGTCAAAtaagtcttttaccccgaatggctggcaaatacggtggtggtaagaaagaaaacGGGGAAGTGGTGAGTCTGTGTGGAATTCACAGatttgaacaaggcatgcctgAAAGACCCATTCCCATTACCTCGAATTGACCGACTGGTAGATGCGACTGtaggccaccctcgaatgagcttcctcgACGCCtcccagggctatcatcagataccactGGCACTagaggatcaggagaaaacgGCATTCATGACacccatcggaaactatcactataaggtgatgccttttggactaaagaacgcagggtcaacctaccaaaggatgatgacaagAATGTTTGAACCTCAGCTAGGCAAAgttattgaagtctacatagatgatatggtggtaaaaagcaaggTGGTGCCCAagcacgtgaaagacctggAGATCATCTTTGGCATCTTAAGGGAGCATAAGTTGCGGctcaatgcttccaagtgttcatttggggtcgaatctgggaaattcctaggctATATGGTAACTCACAGAGGGATAGAGGTAAGCCCATATCAAATCAATGCGATTAatagcctacaggctcctcagAATCCGAAAGAGGTGCAAAAACTCACTGGCATGATCACGAcattgaaccggttcatatcacgatcTGCAGACCGATGCTGACCTTTCTAcctcttaataaataaatggaaagaGTTTGAGTGGTCGGAGGATTGTGTCCTGGCCTTCCAGCAACTCAAAGAATACTTGTCGCGACCACCCATtatgtctagccctgaggcGGACGAGGTACTGTTTGCATACATAGCGGTAGCTCCtcatgctgtaagcctggtactggtACGGGATGATAACGGAGTACAGCGACCAGTGTATTACGTAAGTAAGTCGTTACATGAGGCTGAAGTGTGTTACTTACCATTGGAGAAGGCAATTCTAGCAGTGGTGCATGCCACACAAAAACTCCCCCATTACTTTCAGGCACACATGGTCATTGTTCTAacccagcttccccttcgatcggtgcttcgaagcgccgactacacaggaaggatcgcAATGTGGAGTGCACTTTTGGGGActttgatattaaatacatgcctAGGTCCTCTGTCAAGGGTCAAGTCCCCGCGGACTTAGTTGTAGAATTCACTGAACCCTCcgtagaaacaataaccgagaaggaagacatggatggaaaatcggttggcacaatctcAGCACGTGAGATCTTGCGTTGGAAAGTCTACGTGGACGGCACGGCTAACCAAAAAGGATCTGGAATTGGGCTAGTTCTAATATCGCCCGAAGGTATTGCCATTGAAAAATCGCTAAGATTCGGGTTCTTGGCTACGAACAATGAGGCCGAGTACGAAGCTTTACTTCAAGGAATGATGATGGTTCAAAAATTGGGCAGAAAGGCAATGGAAGCGTTCTCAGACTCCAGATTGGTCGTTggccaagtgatgggtgagttaGAAGCTAGAGATGCTAGAATGCAAGAATATCTCATTCGAGTCAAACGCCTGCAGTCAGACTTTGAATCCTTTAACCTGACGCATATTCCTAGAACTGGGAACACACATGCGGATTCGCTGGCCACTTTTGCCACGTCCTCTGCACATGATTTGCCATGAATAATCCTTGTTGAGGATTTATGCCAGACAAGTTCAACCGATAGAGAGACAGCTCGGATCCATCAAATTAGAAAGAATCcccagctggatggatcctatagtGAACTTCCTCAAAGACGATACATTGCCAGAAGGAAACCTGGAAGTCGAGAAGATacggaggaatgctcctcggttttggttatCAGAAGGCCGTAGGCTATACCAGCGCTCCTATTCTGGGCCGTACCTATTATGTACACACCCAGAGGAATCCGAGTCCTTGCTTGAAGAGCTACATGAgaggatttgtggaagtcacacaaGAGGGAGATCGCTGGCACACAGGGCTCTCAcccaaggatattggtggccaaacatgcaaagagaggcccaagaatacgcgaAAAAGTGTGATCAATGCTAGAGATTCGCCCCAAATATTCACCAACCaggaggagtccttaaccccCTCTCCAGCCCCTGGCCGTTTGCTCagtggggtcttgatattgtcggtcttttccctaaagcagcagggaataagcaatacataatagtcggcaccgactatttcaccaagtgggtagaggctgaacctttggccaacatcagggacgtggatgccaagaaattcatttggaaaaacattattACATGCTTCGGAACTCCTCAcaccctcatctcggacaacggtcttcaatttgatagtaagaaCTTCAGGGAATACTGCAACGAGTTTAGCATCACAAACCGATATTCCACTCCCGCctacccccaaggaaatgggcaagttGAGGCCgtgaacaaagtcatagtgAGCGGTCTGaaaaagagattggatgatgcaaaggggagatgggtggaagagctccCACATGTTTTATGGACCTATCGAACGACGCCGTGACGGTCAACGAGCGAAACTCCCTTTTCAATGAGTTATGGGGCCGAAGCCGTACTCCCGATCGAGAACAACTTCCCCACATTGAGGTTTAGCACTTTTACCCCAAAAAACAATGACGAGTTACTGGGGAGAAGTCTAGACTTAGTTgaggaaaaaaagggaaaaactgatgatccatatggcctattatcatcaGAAGCTAAAGCAAGGATATGATGCTAATGTAAAGCTGCGACCTTTAAGTCCAAGCGACCTCGTAATGAGGAAGATTCTCAGCAGCGCTAAGAACCCTTCCTGGGGCAAGCTgggacccaactgggaaggaccatatcgcatcacATCTGTGGCCGGAATAGGTGCATCTTACCTAGAAtacttagatgaaaaaactaTGCCTCGCccgtggaatgtaaataatctaagaagatattattattaatgaaaacagCTCTGCCTATGTTTTGTTCCATGATCATCGCATACCCATTGGTCCATTTCCatcacagacttagggaaaattaataacttatggcatctatccaagttttaaacagaacctaagtcctgcatggctcttcggaccacagacttaggggaaattaataacttatggcatatatccaagttttaaacagaacctaagtcctgcatggctcctcggaccacaggtttaggggaaattaataacttatggcgtctatacaagttttagacagaactaaAGTCcagcatggctcctcggaccacggaCTTACGGGAAATTAACAAATTGGGACACTTGTGCGATTTTAAGGTACGTGCGTAGTTTAGTATAAGGGCATCTATCGTTCTAAGTTCGCCGCACGGCATTGCCTTTTCTTATtcgtttatatttgtttatattgttgcAAACATTAAATAGAGGAACTGTATTAGCTTTGAACAAAATAATGGAATTATATCAACATCAATCATAAGTACCAAAAGAGAATGGAAAAAAGAACATTCTATATCAATAAGCCGAAGTCAATACAAAGAGAGGTctttacaaaagaacaaaaaataagacaactcccgttctaaaaaaaaaatgaaatacagTAATTAAAAACCCTACAGGCTAAGCATCAGCAAGAGGATTCTTTTTCTGCTCTGGTTGAGGAGGATGAACCACTTTGGCTTGGGAATTTGCCCCAAGACCCTCGGAGATGAACTCCTTAGCAAGATCCTTGGCATTATCAAGCAAAGGGATGGCATCAGGGATAACCGGGGCCTACTCAGAAGCTTCAGGGGCGCCGTCTAGGATCTCTCGGATCTCAGGAGGGAAGAAGACCTTCTCGGGCAACCTCAAGGCCGAGTCTGCAGGAACCCCTGTAGCATCAAGAGCATGAACCCATGAGatactgcagtaatccctgcatacCTCTGGAAGCTCCTCAGAGAGCCTGGCCTCAGTCTCCTCTGCCCTAAGCTGATAAGAGGCCTTCTTTTCAGCCTCGGCCGCTTCCCGAACTAGCTGAGCCTCTTCTTTAGCCAGTCGGATCTCCTCCTTAGCTTTCTGTAGCGCAGCCTTGAGATCCAACACTGTTTGCTTCTCAGTGGCAAGGCTGGTCTCAGTCACGAACAATTTTTGGTGCTGGTCCTCGGCTTGGGTTTCAGCATTCTTTAGCCCAGCCAGGGCGCTCTTGCGGGCTTTCTCTGACTCTTTGAACTTCTCTGAGAGTTCAAAATTCTCTTGCTTGAGGGACCCTACAGATTTCTCAACCTCGACATGAGACTGAGCCTCAGCTTTAGCCAAGTTGCGGTTGTTGCGGCAGTACTCCTCGGCCACAAACACCTGCTGAGTGATCTGCCCACAAAACAACAAGGCAATGTGTTAGAACGCAACAAGGTCTAATGATTTAATGGAAGGATAGAAGAGTCACTTACCATTGCAAGGTCCCTCTTGAGGGATAGAAAGAGCTCAGGCTGGGAGAATCGCCTGTAGGCCTCCATGTCCCGAGAAAGGAGCACTGGCTGCTCCAGGGCCTCAACTATGTATCCTGCTCGGCCCCTGTTGTATTCTCAGACTGAGGCAATATAAGGGATAGCGACCCCGTCTAACTCCAGCTTCGGGCTCCAAGTGCGTGGATTAACACGCACTTCGGCCTGGTTCTCTTCCTCCCGGCTTTCTACGGAGGAAGCCCTTTTATTCTTCTGCCCTCGGGTGGTTTTTTGCTACTTGACCGGGTGGGGGACCACCTCGCCTTCCTCAGGGGTGTCAactggccttttcttctttaggtccGGGTTAACCTTAAGGCCGAGATCAGACGGGAGCTGAGGAGCGACCGAAGGAAGAACAGAGGTCTGCGACTGAGCTGGTGCCTTGGATGATTGACCCTTGCCTCGAGTGGCCATAAACTCTTTAAGGCTTTTTCCTTATTATCTACCTCTTCGTCTGAGGAGTCTTCCAAGCAGGCTATAAGTATTGGCGCGCCGACCACTGAATTTTCGTCCTGCTCTTCCTCGGGATCAGAAAGCTCAATCAAAGGAGCTTTGGGAATATCTTCTTCAAAGtagaactcgtctatctcctcctctagagaaagacgagatgattcagcttcttcttcaagttgtgCAGCAACCTCAAGATTGTCTGGTGGAGGCAATTGCGCAACTGGTGGAGGATTCCGAACGCCAGGTAACACAACCGGCATGAGATCTTGTCGGGCCAAAAACTTGGGCTTGGATACATCAATCCTAGGTAACCTTGGACTACCAGCTCTTATGGCGTGGCCAATGGCTTGGAAAGAGCGGGTTAGGGGTTGGTAGCCCAAAACCAAATGAGCCGCGCGTAGCTGCCTATCCTCGGTAACGTAGATCTCTGACCTCAACAGATAGTTCAAGGCCTGAACGTTTACATGGCTCAACTTAGGAGCAACTTGAGCTCTATCTGCAAAATAGCCGAGAAGGAGATTAGAGTtaagttataaaaattttttattcttaagcAAAAAAGGAAATGAATCCAAAAAGCTAAGCCCCCTCCCTAAAGGATTGGCACTAAAAGCGCCGCACCTGGaattcctgcccgagttggacaatgaaaacCATCCCTCCATTCTCCTGAGGCAATGAGGAAATCATCCTTCatagtcttattggatatggggaggtaggagattagcctaacgacctcggatcgagatttaagataataccccctTTTCTCGATGTAATGGCACTCGTACAGATGAACCACATCGTGCCAGGTAAGGCCTAGACCCATCCGCTCGTTCAGAACATCTACGCAGCCTAATACcctgaacatgtttggagcgCACTGATGCGGTGTCAACCTATGGTGGTACAAGTAGTCccgggtaatcctacgcatAGGAAGTGTCATTCCCCcttctatgaaagcaatcatgggaatgacgacTTGACCCACATCTCTATCTGTTAATATTCCTTCTGGGGGACAATACTGTAGAACCATACCTGGTGGGATATGATATTTTTCTCTAAAGGCCTCCATGGCAGCCGAGGTATCTACTAGAtccttgaatctacccatctaagctAAACTGGGGGGACAGAAAGAAAACCGAGATGAAAATTGAGAGCCGAGGAGAAATTCGAAGCAACGAAACGAGTGGAACTTACAAGTATCTTCACAAACGATCAGCAAGATGCGTGGAAATCTTTTCAAGGAAGGATGCTTTGCAGAAATGGCTACAGAAATTTGGAGGTCGGAAGTGCTCGTAAATCTCTGGGCGTTGGAGTTCTCTGGAGTTCTCTGGACTTCTAATATgcagataaaaaagaaaaatgaacctCTCTTGGGCTTTATATAGCTAGGTGGAAAAAAGGAAATCATTCCCGCTCAAGAATTCAGGGAAGAATGTCAGCCGTTAGATCTACGCTTCGCCGTTGGATAAGGGAGGCACAAAGCCACCTGGAGTAAATAgtcgcgcctcgtaaattgtagcgcgtcaaaagtagTTGCCCCCACACGTGTGAACCAGGATCTAATTAATTCCATCCTTTGTAatgtcaaaaccccgcttttctcctcggaacgAGAtcaaaaaccggagttttgaggggctattgtggggaccggcccaaaataataGGCTGGCTGGGCCCTAGGCCCGTCCGAGAACAAAGCTCGTTCGAGGAGACATCGTGGCCCAAGCAATCCTTATTTAGGCCCACTGGGGCAAAGagaacatgtccgaggagtaatttctcctcggacactgCAAAATCCAGATCAAAGGCGCGTCCAAGCCACTACAGTCCATCTTCCAAATacgtaaaaaggaaggaaacccgagatatctcagcaaaggctgccaccaccacattaaatgcagtacaactactctcctggccgcattgatgaagagaagacccctgaacagtgctaccttggctactgcaactcacaaagaattgataggggtgtctgatgggacaggtgctcaagtaggggtttggatgatcaacaagtataAAGTCCAGATGATATGaaagggcctatataatatgtaaaaagtcccccaagagaggggacggagaaaaaaaagaaggagagaaCACTGTAGAGAAATCTTACTGCATTAATCTGTGTCCATTAATCAAGTTTTATGCCTCATCATTTGTAAGGGACCTCTCTTTACGGTGGCATTTTTCATCCTTATTTCTGTATTCCCTTATCCTAAGCAACAAACCGTTTAAACTAACTGAAACTAAGTTctttagcccatactctacaaaaaaattcattgtgtgggacttctTGGGCCAAGACTTGACCGACAAGGATTGGGCCACCAAAATTGTGCCCCTACAATacgtatgtatgtatatatgtgtatatgtatatatatatatatatatatattgtgtttttatCATTTATGCTATGATGATGCTGGAAAGTATTTTTGTTCACATGATAAGTAGATATGTAAACATAAACATACTTGCATGTTTTCACAagtgcatgcatgcatgcacaTAAATGTACATTCATACATATGTGTATAAAACGCATACATGCATAGTTAGGTTCACACACACTCATATGCTGGggagatttttaattttaagaaatataaacGAGTGCTATAATGCAAGATGTTATGGAAAcatgtgttaggacatatgtgaatcatgttaggaacataggtcaatatagaattggctaattctttgacaaaacgtactttgcTTGTAATTGGGTTGATAttggatgtgtttaatgctttaaagaacaaggtttcaagttcaagtgttaaagtcatgcaagtctgtctaagaatcaagtgaagaagtgctagatttttaaagctcgacagctagtatttatcgaggtttaaaaggctatTTAAGCCCGATGCTCGACAACTGCTTGATAAATAGggtatctattgagatttaagaatatcaaattttcgattctgattttcatccaatctgtaTATAGATgcttgggctttcttttctcacaaccctaaacatatataaggattgttttaagggctgtcacAGCTAATGCAAAGgagtgcaacttgatgcaaaagtttttcacaagcatattgtgaaccgaagacatatgccctagttcatatttctcttcaagaagctgttatgtttgtacactgtagggttttgtaaccaaggagtttcatgatcttcatcgtgttgatgaactaaagaactttgcagccaacatccttctcaagttggtgtgtaagCCGCATATTGGGATCCACACATCGAATTgcttagtcacgtactaggagccgtgcattgaaaggagagattgtcactacagaacaagtccaattgggtattggggtaagggttcaactgtgggttggtataaggtactaggattcctttacttgtaaccgcttgttatgatgatagtgaattcttgggagtggtgaccttaaaatcacccggtgggttTTTActgtgtaggttttccctattcgtaaagaAATTACTATGCATActtattgaattaattaattaacttggttaattaattggttaatttatcagaaggggtcaatacattcttggcctatcaagtggtatcaaaatgGGCATACTCTGATTAGGTTTCAATCTTTGTTATGTGATCCATTAACCCCTATTtttcatggatagaggacaatcacttattatacctcctttatttgatggcactaactatgcatattggaaagtacGCATAAGAGTTTTCTTGTAGTCATTAGATGAGAAAGTTTtacaagctgtggagatagg
Protein-coding regions in this window:
- the LOC115954327 gene encoding uncharacterized protein LOC115954327, with translation MSSPEADEVLFAYIAVAPHAVSLVLVRDDNGVQRPVYYVTREILRWKVYVDGTANQKGSGIGLVLISPEGIAIEKSLRFGFLATNNEAEYEALLQGMMMVQKLGRKAMEAFSDSRLVVGQVMGELEARDARMQEYLIRVKRLQSDFESFNLTHIPRTGNTHADSLATFATSSAHDLP